The proteins below come from a single Chitinophaga pinensis DSM 2588 genomic window:
- a CDS encoding RNA polymerase sigma factor: MHALDGYSDEHLFTLLQDDNEIAFNTIFGRYSRRLYIEAYSKLQDEDEGNDIVQEVFCWLWDKRRVLDTPQCLKAYLIQVVRNKCVDLIRKKTSTRGKKQQYIWLADTYTTTSPIETKELGRQLAIAIDSITPASRLAFEQLYLHKKSLKEIADQMEINVQSVKNHIHRALKVLRENLKHSLS; the protein is encoded by the coding sequence ATGCATGCACTAGACGGTTACAGCGATGAACATCTCTTCACCCTCCTGCAGGATGACAATGAAATCGCCTTCAACACTATATTCGGCCGTTACAGCCGTCGCTTATACATTGAAGCATATAGTAAGCTACAAGATGAAGATGAAGGCAATGACATTGTCCAGGAAGTCTTTTGTTGGCTGTGGGATAAACGCCGTGTGCTGGATACACCACAATGTCTGAAGGCTTATCTGATACAGGTAGTCAGGAATAAATGTGTCGACCTGATCCGTAAAAAGACCAGTACCAGGGGGAAAAAGCAACAATACATATGGCTGGCGGATACCTATACTACCACCTCGCCTATAGAAACAAAAGAACTAGGCAGGCAATTGGCCATTGCTATTGACAGCATCACACCTGCCAGCAGACTGGCTTTTGAACAGTTGTATCTCCACAAAAAAAGCCTGAAAGAAATCGCAGACCAGATGGAGATTAACGTTCAGTCGGTAAAAAACCACATCCACCGCGCGTTGAAAGTCCTACGTGAAAATCTGAAACACAGCTTATCATAA
- a CDS encoding FecR family protein, protein MIDETQIEQLVLDELGGIITPEDSATLKKLLEEEPEARIIRNAIYDQFSGPEEQAFLALSPENLPLEQVWAKIRKRKWIRVIVRTTLTIVLLALAAPSIYILFIKPEKLDKRTANVHGLSLKTVALQLPDGEIVNLGSPQQQVTLGDVTLNAQQKQLSIKANKSGKGIATITVPSGKDYKIKLADGTEVQLNSDSKMLFPVSFNGRTREVTIEGEAYLSVAKDVKRPFIVHLPKSTIHVLGTEFNVNTYDKTYEQIALIKGAIKLKTDSTTLMLKPGFSVRYQQGQNLQMIRFDPEEILAWRVGTYVFRATTIDELCKVMKRWYGIKVVYDNPNTGQRRFTGYIDKSRPMRHFLDDLEFTGHFNYYFDNDSVLHIR, encoded by the coding sequence ATGATAGACGAAACCCAGATAGAACAACTGGTACTGGATGAACTAGGCGGTATCATAACCCCGGAAGACAGTGCCACCCTCAAAAAACTGCTCGAAGAAGAACCGGAAGCGCGTATTATCCGAAACGCCATCTACGACCAGTTTTCAGGTCCTGAGGAACAGGCCTTCCTGGCGCTGTCACCTGAAAATCTGCCCCTTGAACAAGTATGGGCAAAGATCCGTAAAAGAAAATGGATCCGCGTTATTGTACGCACAACACTGACCATCGTACTCCTGGCATTGGCAGCCCCGAGTATCTACATATTATTCATCAAGCCGGAAAAGCTGGATAAGCGCACGGCAAACGTCCATGGATTGTCCCTGAAAACTGTTGCGCTGCAGCTGCCCGATGGCGAAATCGTCAATCTGGGCAGCCCGCAGCAACAAGTTACCCTTGGTGATGTCACCCTCAACGCACAACAAAAACAACTCTCTATCAAAGCCAATAAATCAGGAAAAGGCATCGCCACAATCACTGTCCCTTCAGGAAAAGATTATAAAATTAAACTCGCAGACGGTACAGAAGTACAACTCAACTCTGATTCAAAAATGTTATTCCCCGTTTCTTTCAACGGCAGAACACGCGAAGTCACCATCGAAGGAGAAGCGTATCTGTCCGTCGCCAAAGATGTCAAAAGACCTTTTATCGTCCATCTGCCTAAAAGTACTATTCACGTACTCGGAACGGAATTTAATGTCAATACCTACGATAAAACATACGAGCAAATTGCGCTGATCAAAGGTGCAATCAAACTCAAGACTGATTCTACGACGCTCATGTTGAAACCAGGATTCTCAGTAAGATATCAACAAGGTCAGAATTTGCAGATGATACGTTTTGATCCGGAAGAAATTTTAGCATGGCGGGTGGGTACTTATGTGTTTCGGGCAACGACTATAGACGAATTATGCAAAGTGATGAAAAGATGGTACGGAATAAAAGTCGTTTATGACAATCCGAATACCGGCCAGCGCCGCTTTACAGGATACATCGACAAATCCAGGCCCATGCGGCATTTCCTGGATGACTTAGAGTTCACTGGACACTTCAATTATTATTTTGATAATGACAGTGTCTTACACATCAGATGA
- a CDS encoding RNA polymerase sigma factor, translating to MMLFHEEELLLSVKNGDANAFASLYEKYRPQLLTEAYHKVRNQHEAEDMVQEIFTSLWQRRRQLTINISLKHYLFRAVHLQYAYKCRRNEVARKFVTHTYYTATDAALPQNLENKELGQQIRQAATYVSAPACRKVFELLYLQDWSHKEIAQDLNIQPQVVKNQASRALKVIRTRLREVV from the coding sequence ATGATGTTATTTCACGAGGAAGAATTATTATTGTCAGTGAAAAACGGGGATGCAAATGCTTTTGCTTCACTCTACGAGAAATATCGCCCGCAATTATTGACGGAAGCATACCATAAGGTACGCAACCAACATGAAGCGGAAGATATGGTACAGGAGATCTTTACTTCTTTATGGCAACGACGTAGACAATTGACGATCAATATCTCTCTGAAACACTATCTGTTCAGAGCCGTACATCTGCAATATGCCTATAAATGCCGACGCAATGAAGTAGCGCGTAAGTTCGTAACACACACCTACTACACAGCCACGGATGCTGCCCTTCCTCAAAATCTGGAGAACAAGGAACTGGGCCAACAAATCCGTCAGGCCGCTACTTATGTGTCAGCGCCTGCCTGCAGAAAAGTATTTGAACTACTTTATCTGCAGGACTGGAGTCATAAAGAAATAGCACAGGATCTGAACATCCAGCCACAGGTAGTAAAAAACCAGGCAAGCCGTGCACTGAAAGTGATCCGTACCCGTCTGAGAGAAGTTGTCTGA
- a CDS encoding AraC family transcriptional regulator, translating to MGTTLSGTNKLLLFERLNPSYVLPTDIPEEFESLIIPAAGAYFREDAEAEILSQNINFGPFTLWIHDIWAKENIVLCPFIPSHIWSLHGLYEESLHLESPSAPSYLLEEKEFNLFNLPAGLHRIPMAAGKKILSVHINVEQEVLKAMVEEFPGLEALTKLDRKEAGALNAHPYNSNPICDFLIEKMLSCRYTVKRAYPYIFRICIDLLRNIAAQEANLHQPLMVDSVLNTESTHQLLNYIREHPFKKNTITQLGYMFDTTPKKLSFEFKQHFAVSIHDFMHTARMMMIYDMMQEQKTAMSEIAKISEFPNVMNMMMQVADYYSCSRSATYQ from the coding sequence ATGGGTACTACACTTTCTGGCACTAATAAGCTACTACTATTCGAAAGATTAAATCCCTCCTATGTATTACCAACCGATATCCCGGAGGAATTTGAATCACTGATCATTCCGGCAGCGGGCGCCTATTTTCGTGAAGATGCAGAAGCGGAAATATTATCCCAGAACATCAACTTTGGTCCCTTTACACTCTGGATCCATGATATCTGGGCAAAAGAAAATATTGTACTCTGTCCTTTTATTCCGTCACATATCTGGTCCCTGCACGGCCTCTATGAAGAAAGCCTGCATCTTGAAAGTCCGTCTGCACCCAGCTATCTCCTGGAAGAAAAAGAATTTAATCTCTTCAATCTTCCGGCTGGTTTACACCGCATCCCGATGGCGGCAGGAAAAAAAATCCTGTCCGTACATATCAATGTCGAACAGGAAGTACTGAAAGCAATGGTAGAAGAATTTCCTGGATTGGAGGCTTTAACAAAATTAGACAGGAAAGAAGCGGGCGCATTAAACGCACATCCCTACAACAGCAATCCTATCTGCGATTTCCTTATAGAGAAAATGCTCTCCTGCAGATACACCGTGAAAAGAGCATATCCATATATCTTCAGGATCTGTATCGATCTGCTGAGAAATATCGCGGCACAGGAAGCGAATTTACACCAGCCGCTCATGGTTGACAGTGTGCTGAACACTGAAAGTACCCACCAACTGTTGAACTACATCAGGGAACATCCTTTCAAGAAAAATACCATCACCCAACTCGGTTACATGTTCGATACCACACCTAAGAAATTGTCATTCGAATTCAAACAGCACTTTGCCGTATCTATACATGACTTTATGCACACGGCAAGGATGATGATGATCTATGACATGATGCAGGAACAAAAAACGGCCATGTCGGAAATTGCCAAAATCTCGGAATTCCCCAATGTGATGAACATGATGATGCAGGTAGCCGATTATTACTCCTGTAGCCGAAGTGCTACATATCAATGA
- a CDS encoding thioredoxin family protein: MKQLLLLFALGLASCTPAPHADDMPKDPKALPPIVLLKGDTVSKFSTDSLAKGRPTLLYYYGPGCLPCDTFTQKMIAAMDTLKDINLLFISAGSFHDVKLYQEKYNVEKFPNVKLGLDYNNTFFRYYGGQAYPLLVFYDKNRQIKRANLGSLPLDTVRAIIDM; the protein is encoded by the coding sequence ATGAAACAGCTACTCCTTTTGTTTGCCCTGGGACTCGCCAGCTGTACTCCTGCTCCTCATGCCGACGATATGCCCAAAGATCCCAAAGCCTTACCTCCCATTGTGTTGTTAAAGGGAGATACGGTGTCGAAGTTCAGTACTGACAGTCTGGCGAAAGGACGCCCTACCTTGTTGTATTATTACGGCCCTGGTTGTTTGCCTTGTGACACTTTCACACAGAAAATGATAGCAGCGATGGATACGTTGAAGGATATTAACCTTTTGTTCATCAGTGCTGGTAGTTTTCATGATGTGAAATTGTACCAGGAGAAGTATAACGTGGAAAAATTCCCGAATGTGAAACTGGGGTTAGATTATAATAATACGTTCTTCCGCTATTATGGCGGACAGGCATATCCGCTGCTTGTATTTTATGATAAAAACAGACAGATTAAACGTGCGAATTTAGGATCGTTGCCATTGGATACGGTCCGTGCGATCATTGATATGTAG
- a CDS encoding S9 family peptidase: MTNNSLQQVPGVKAYTIAHEQLLLQQEDTLRWIDLETGHTRFIWPGSVNQLAADGHQLAFFTDTTLRYYQPGMDSAIVLDQHCAGGLQFSNDGKYLQYQLSLPVPAPTEKLRIWNYQDYYLQTPPAIPTTMIVCLASGQSFIVNLPGTQIAWQHGGRYIITQNSVNHQEYYWNKKIINTLYLVDTHTGIQKKITANTDKLLLQPSISPNERFMTWYDHTTAAIYSYEIASGHIRKLIKGIGVAQWSAKDSVVFIHSDRDVWQIDPSGERPPVKLTNGKQQHMIFRQVYPDIFVSFDTRTKANGFWKWEQGKLHICTMEDRLFYMPVYPLDQYPPVKAKDTSVYLVTGMRDGTSPDLFVTKDFQHFTSFTKIHPEERYNWLRVTLTKHGLLYQPQDFDPAKKYPVIFHYYEGSKDYLHRFITPALSEGTLNIPWYVSNGYMVFVPHIITKQRHPGRSAARAVIRAAKYLSTFGWVNKERMGLQGHSFGGYVTNYVITHTQLFAAAQASAGPTDFISGYGAIRKSTGTAMQQLYEQGQNKMGRPPWEIPRLYLKNSPVIRVNKVHTPLLLMHNDNDNAVPFAQGIELYTALRRLQKKVWLLQYRNEGHQLFRDPDKLDFTIRQQQFFDHYLKDKPMPDWMKAH; this comes from the coding sequence ATGACAAACAATAGTTTGCAACAGGTCCCGGGAGTAAAAGCATACACCATTGCACACGAGCAATTACTGTTACAGCAGGAAGATACGCTCCGTTGGATTGACCTTGAGACCGGACATACCCGCTTTATATGGCCAGGTTCCGTCAATCAGCTAGCAGCTGATGGACATCAACTGGCATTCTTTACAGACACTACATTACGATATTACCAACCAGGCATGGACAGCGCGATTGTATTAGATCAACACTGTGCCGGCGGATTACAATTCTCCAACGACGGCAAATATCTGCAATATCAACTATCCCTACCAGTCCCGGCGCCGACAGAAAAGCTCCGTATCTGGAATTACCAGGACTATTATCTGCAAACACCACCTGCTATCCCCACCACGATGATCGTTTGCCTAGCAAGCGGACAATCATTTATAGTTAACTTACCCGGCACACAGATCGCCTGGCAACACGGCGGACGCTATATCATCACACAAAACAGTGTGAATCACCAGGAATATTATTGGAATAAAAAAATAATCAATACCCTGTACCTGGTCGATACACATACAGGAATACAAAAAAAGATTACTGCGAATACGGACAAGCTTTTACTACAGCCTTCCATCTCCCCTAATGAGCGGTTCATGACCTGGTATGACCATACAACAGCGGCTATCTACAGTTATGAAATTGCGTCCGGGCATATCCGGAAACTGATAAAGGGAATCGGAGTAGCACAATGGTCTGCCAAAGATAGTGTTGTGTTCATACACAGTGACCGCGATGTCTGGCAGATAGATCCTTCCGGAGAACGCCCGCCGGTAAAGTTGACCAATGGTAAGCAGCAGCATATGATCTTCCGTCAAGTCTATCCTGATATCTTTGTATCATTTGACACCCGTACCAAAGCAAATGGTTTCTGGAAATGGGAGCAGGGGAAACTGCACATTTGCACCATGGAAGACCGCCTTTTCTATATGCCCGTCTATCCCTTAGACCAATATCCACCCGTAAAAGCGAAAGACACCAGTGTCTATCTTGTAACGGGTATGAGGGACGGGACGAGTCCTGATTTATTTGTCACGAAAGATTTCCAACATTTCACATCATTCACAAAGATTCATCCGGAAGAGCGCTATAATTGGCTAAGGGTAACCCTGACAAAACACGGACTGTTATATCAGCCACAGGATTTTGATCCGGCGAAAAAGTATCCGGTCATCTTCCATTACTATGAAGGCAGTAAAGATTATCTGCACCGGTTTATAACGCCCGCTTTAAGCGAAGGCACACTAAATATTCCCTGGTATGTAAGCAATGGATATATGGTGTTTGTCCCACACATCATCACTAAGCAGCGACATCCGGGCAGAAGTGCTGCCCGCGCAGTGATCCGCGCAGCGAAATATCTTTCGACATTTGGCTGGGTGAATAAGGAAAGAATGGGATTGCAGGGACATAGTTTTGGGGGATATGTCACCAATTATGTAATTACACATACACAATTGTTTGCAGCAGCACAGGCTTCAGCCGGACCAACAGATTTTATCAGTGGGTACGGCGCTATCAGGAAAAGTACGGGAACTGCGATGCAACAATTGTATGAACAGGGGCAAAATAAGATGGGACGTCCGCCCTGGGAGATACCGCGTCTGTATCTGAAGAACTCTCCTGTTATTCGGGTAAATAAGGTGCACACACCGCTTCTACTGATGCATAATGACAATGACAATGCAGTACCATTTGCACAGGGTATCGAGCTGTACACAGCCCTACGGCGCTTACAAAAGAAGGTCTGGTTGCTGCAATATCGTAATGAAGGACATCAGTTATTCCGGGATCCGGATAAACTGGATTTCACCATCCGGCAACAGCAGTTTTTTGATCATTACCTCAAAGACAAACCAATGCCAGATTGGATGAAAGCTCACTGA
- a CDS encoding RagB/SusD family nutrient uptake outer membrane protein — MRWRQWLFIGMLLLSSCRKLLDVGSPIDNVTTNSAFNSDVTAAALMTGLYYDMSNGGAFMGSKGISYCCGLSADEFLLQQEEELSLSLYRNQIQTTVVPFWRVLYQYIYRVNATIEGLQAATKLTPIIRQQLMGEAKFTRAFCYFYLVNLFGDLPLVIGTDYKVNATLYRTSASKVYDLILADLRDAQELLRTDYLQADMVSVTRERIRPNKWAAVALKARIQLYLENWQEAINAATLVIDHHDLYDTSNITQVFQPDSREAIWQLQTVDKTFTDDAVLFIQQRSVQISHALLLSFEKGDLRRRYWLSGTGADLYPYKYKKVDGTGVPRENLVILRLGEQYLIRAEARLGAGDVNGAKADLDVIRSRSGLPGITFTTSDQLLPAIQQERRIELFAEWGHRWLDLKRTHYIDVVMESAAAAKSSSWASYAQWYPIPRSEIILNPHLFQNEGYHD, encoded by the coding sequence ATGCGATGGAGACAATGGCTGTTCATTGGAATGTTGCTGCTCAGTAGTTGTCGCAAATTACTGGATGTTGGTTCGCCAATAGATAACGTTACCACTAACTCAGCCTTTAATTCGGACGTCACAGCTGCGGCGTTGATGACCGGACTATATTACGATATGAGTAACGGAGGCGCTTTTATGGGCAGCAAAGGAATCTCTTATTGCTGTGGATTGTCTGCCGATGAATTCCTGCTGCAACAAGAGGAAGAATTGTCATTATCTCTTTATCGCAACCAGATTCAAACGACAGTCGTTCCTTTCTGGCGGGTTCTTTACCAATACATTTATCGTGTGAATGCCACTATAGAGGGCCTGCAAGCCGCTACAAAGCTTACGCCTATTATCAGACAACAACTGATGGGAGAAGCGAAATTTACCAGGGCTTTTTGCTATTTCTACCTTGTAAATCTTTTTGGAGATCTCCCCCTGGTTATCGGTACGGACTATAAAGTCAATGCAACGTTGTACCGTACCTCCGCCAGTAAGGTGTATGACCTGATTCTTGCAGATCTGAGGGATGCACAGGAATTACTGCGGACAGACTACTTACAGGCGGATATGGTGTCAGTGACGAGAGAGCGGATAAGACCTAACAAATGGGCGGCTGTGGCTTTAAAGGCAAGGATACAGCTGTATCTGGAAAACTGGCAGGAGGCGATTAATGCCGCGACATTGGTAATTGATCACCATGACCTGTATGACACCAGTAATATCACGCAGGTATTTCAACCCGATAGCAGAGAGGCGATCTGGCAGTTACAAACGGTGGATAAAACATTTACAGATGATGCGGTACTTTTCATCCAGCAACGTTCCGTACAGATCAGTCATGCGTTGCTGTTGTCATTTGAGAAAGGAGATTTACGCAGACGATATTGGTTGAGCGGAACAGGCGCGGACCTGTACCCTTATAAATATAAAAAAGTTGATGGAACGGGTGTCCCCAGGGAAAACCTGGTAATATTAAGATTGGGCGAGCAATACCTGATCAGGGCCGAGGCGCGGCTGGGAGCAGGCGACGTCAATGGCGCAAAAGCAGATCTGGATGTCATCAGATCCCGCTCAGGTTTACCTGGTATTACCTTTACAACTTCGGATCAGCTGCTACCCGCCATTCAGCAGGAGCGGCGTATTGAGCTGTTTGCTGAATGGGGCCATCGCTGGCTGGATCTCAAACGGACGCACTATATTGACGTGGTCATGGAAAGTGCAGCAGCCGCCAAAAGTAGCAGCTGGGCCAGTTATGCACAATGGTATCCTATCCCCCGGAGTGAGATCATACTGAATCCGCATTTGTTTCAAAACGAGGGGTACCATGATTAA